A DNA window from Solirubrobacterales bacterium contains the following coding sequences:
- a CDS encoding GGDEF domain-containing protein — protein MLLVIPATVPAFASGDDFGTVEGSGAADTVASPVAPEAAPTPEPEPAPAPEPAAEPAAEPAVPAPAEPKKVKKLSASPNATVIERDAAAPTADPPVDDPSGATDEAGATGETGGTGPTGSTGSTGPSGPIAGGGGVEDPSGSGDTPTNNAPTTGEGTQPSGTTIPGEAPSSNGILTEGGDQGASNNGNSGDSETAGTGAADTEQIVNTLSNGVENGKSGAADTRSVASRTTDQIQRNAESGVVASLVVTRIISEIPVWVFWALGALAVIALAGLGLFLRERHRRRSAELDAMVDELTGISNRKAFDRRLDLEWRRAARYGRSLGLMVMDLDGFKQVNDLKGHAAGDRVLRDVAQALDKRMRDTDLVARIGGDEFAVICPETGINELMTIRRQLSEQTTREIGEVVGLSIGVAEYVPSDDDATSILARADESMYRVKRGEATALPA, from the coding sequence ATGTTGCTGGTGATCCCGGCAACTGTTCCTGCGTTCGCTTCCGGCGACGACTTTGGAACGGTTGAGGGCTCCGGCGCAGCCGACACGGTCGCGAGCCCTGTAGCGCCTGAGGCTGCGCCTACTCCTGAGCCAGAGCCCGCACCCGCGCCCGAGCCCGCTGCCGAACCGGCAGCAGAGCCCGCTGTGCCTGCCCCGGCCGAGCCGAAGAAGGTCAAGAAACTTTCCGCCTCACCCAACGCAACGGTGATCGAGCGCGACGCTGCCGCACCGACCGCCGATCCTCCGGTGGATGATCCTTCCGGCGCGACCGATGAAGCCGGCGCGACCGGCGAAACCGGCGGAACTGGTCCGACTGGCTCAACTGGCTCGACCGGCCCGAGTGGTCCGATCGCAGGCGGCGGAGGAGTCGAGGACCCTTCGGGCTCCGGTGACACGCCCACCAACAACGCACCGACGACTGGCGAGGGCACGCAGCCTTCTGGCACCACGATTCCCGGCGAGGCACCGAGCAGCAACGGCATTCTCACTGAGGGCGGCGACCAGGGCGCGAGCAACAACGGCAACTCCGGTGACTCGGAAACCGCCGGCACGGGCGCTGCCGACACCGAGCAGATCGTCAACACGCTCAGCAACGGCGTCGAGAACGGCAAATCGGGCGCGGCAGACACCCGCAGCGTCGCAAGTCGCACGACCGATCAGATCCAGCGCAACGCCGAGAGTGGCGTCGTAGCCAGCCTTGTCGTGACGCGTATCATCAGCGAGATCCCGGTCTGGGTCTTCTGGGCACTTGGCGCGCTCGCAGTAATCGCGCTGGCTGGCCTCGGACTCTTTCTTCGCGAGCGTCACCGTCGTCGCAGCGCAGAGCTCGACGCGATGGTCGACGAACTGACTGGAATCTCAAACCGCAAGGCATTCGACCGTCGACTTGATCTTGAGTGGCGTCGAGCCGCTCGTTACGGCCGATCTCTTGGTTTGATGGTCATGGACCTCGACGGCTTCAAGCAGGTCAACGACCTCAAGGGTCACGCAGCGGGCGACCGCGTTCTGCGCGACGTTGCCCAGGCGCTCGACAAGCGCATGCGCGACACCGACCTTGTGGCCCGTATCGGCGGAGACGAATTCGCAGTGATCTGCCCTGAAACCGGGATCAACGAGTTGATGACAATTCGGCGCCAACTGAGCGAGCAGACGACCCGCGAAATC